The window GCCTTAGAATCAACAGGCGATAAAGATAAGTTGATGGCTCTTGGCAAGCAAATAGCCATGCACGTAGCAGCGGCAAAGCCGGTATGTTTAAATAAAGAGTCTGTTGATCCAGCTTTAATTCAAAGAGAAAAGGATATATTTACCGAGCAATCCAGAGCCTCAGGAAAGCCGGATAACATAATTGAAAAAATGATCGAGGGGAGAATCCGTAAATTTTTAGAAGAAATAGTTTTGCTTGATCAGATTTTTGTTATTGATGGTAAGTCAAAAATTACTGAAGTAGTTGCAAACGCTTCGAAAGAACTTGGCGCACCTGTCGTGCTTGCAAGTTATGCAAGATTTGAACTGGGTGAAGGTATTGAAAAAGAAGTGATAAACTTTGCCGATGAAGTAGCAGCGGTAGCAAAAAGCTAAGCAATAACGCAATTTCAATATAAGCTGAACTAGACTTATATAAATCTAGTTCAGCATCTCGTCTTATAAGGCCATATAGCTTATAATGGATAATAAACAAAATAATATCTATCCTGTGGGCAATAAATTTAGATATAAAATTACTCTTGAATATTTAGGTGCCGGTTTTTGTGGCTGGCAAAGGCAAGCAGAGGCTTTATCCCTCCAACAGTTAATTGAAGAGGCAATTTTTAAATTTAGCAAGGAAAGTGTTTTAGTTACTGCTGCAGGAAGGACAGATGCCGGTGTAAATGCGTACGGACAGGTGGCCAGTTTCGATTTAACTGCTTTTTACGAGCCTCGCAGAGTAATGCATTCTATTAATCATTTTTGTAGGCCTCATAAAGTAGGGGTTACAGATTGTAGATTAGTAGAACTAGATTTTAATGCTCGTTTCTCTGCTAAACAAAGGTATTATGTCTATAAAATTATTAATCGCCCGTCGATTAATATTATTAACGCCGGTTTGCAATATTGGGTAAAAGACCCGCTGGACGTG of the Candidatus Megaera polyxenophila genome contains:
- a CDS encoding tRNA pseudouridine synthase A is translated as MDNKQNNIYPVGNKFRYKITLEYLGAGFCGWQRQAEALSLQQLIEEAIFKFSKESVLVTAAGRTDAGVNAYGQVASFDLTAFYEPRRVMHSINHFCRPHKVGVTDCRLVELDFNARFSAKQRYYVYKIINRPSINIINAGLQYWVKDPLDVELMREAASYLLGKHDFSSFRAAQCQSSSPVKTISNIEIIREGENIEIYVSAISFLHHMVRNIVGNLLQVGKGIWPPEKIKEILEQKDRSKGAPTAPAEGLYFLKVDY